The genomic interval GTGCGAGAGGATGCGCTTGGGCACCAGGTGAAGGTAAGAATGCCAGAAAgtgcgcagcagtggaagTCGCAGGAGCGGTGGTGAGAGAAGGCCGAGGGTGCGCGTGACTGCATAGCTGTTGTGTGGATGGGTGAGACATGGGCGCTGAGACGGGCGCCAAAGCGCCTGTGATGCGCTAAGCCATGCGTACCGCTGTCATTCTGGCCCATCATTACGTGTTGCTTTTGcctgtgcaggtgtgcgtggaggagggagggagggagggggtgtaaAGGACAGCCGTGCGAGGTGCGAGTGGGTCGCCAAAAATGGTCCATACATTTTCGAGCGATGATCGGACAAGGCGGCACATGGACGATTACGTTCGTAGGAAAGGAAGCGGACAACGATGCGGCAGGGACGAGTCCGAGTGAGGACTGTGTGAGGGGGCAGGTTGAGCGCAGATGAGTGGGACTGCGTGCCCCACACTTCCCCTTTCACACACGCCAATCCTCTTTCATCCAGACGGCTACACCGCACAGCTTGGTGTGTCTGGCGAGGCCCCGCCGCCcccttccaccaccgccggctcTGAAAgagtgggggggaggaaatTGAaggccgccccccccctccccccacacacacacaaagcagcGTAAGCGCACCCGCCGCGGTGCACAAGCTCATCGCGGCCCTTGTCTGTTGAGCGGCATGACGCGTgcctgcgcttctctcccacATAAGAGATGTCGGTGCTCTGCTTGTCGAGTGTCCCAGAGATGTTACTCCCGTCGCCGTAAGCGAGTCGCGGTCTGCCCCCGACAAGAAGTCCACTTTGAAGAGGATGACGGAGAGCCGCGTGCGTCTATCAGGAGCGCCAGCAATGTGCATCGCACTCTGCTCATCCCATtcaccctccttctctctctacccaGTCGAGCAACACTCTTCATCTCAGCGTAGGCCGTATAAGGTTCTCCCAACCCGTGTTCCTCTCTatgtggggaggaggggatgcCTCACTCgtgatggtggcggcactcccctcccccttacTACTacccctctcactctcttcctgtggGTATGGTACGTGCGCGTGGGCCGAGTGACTGTGCTTCTGCATTGTATATGTTCAGTGCTCTTCTCTATCTCCTTCTTCACTACCGCCTccttctgcctctcttcatGCTGGCCCCACTCAAGCAACGAGGCCCTGTCCACATCATCGCAActcctccccgccccctccccccccccggacACGTACGCCCAGAAGTCTCAGATACCGCAATCCAAGTGAAAGTTGTGCTTCCGGCAcgttcctctttctctctctctctctccacctacGCACCGTCGAACTCCCGTGCCGCACATCCATACACCCCCACCTACGTGAACGATGCCTCTCAAGAAGAATGCGTTGATGTACTCCATCGATCCGGAGCTGTACGCTCGCTCGCATGCACCGGCCACTACAGTCGCTATGGGGATGAAGAGCTCTCAAGCCTCCTCGCTCTGCTGGGCCAATCAGGTGCGGCGCGAAGAGGCGATTCGCGAAATGTGGGGTACGACGTACGACCCACAGCGCAaccgagaaaaaaaggctctacaagcggtgcagcagacCCGCGCCCGTGATGCGGCGCGGCATGAGGCATATGTAAACCCCGAAAACAACCCAGAACTGTATAGTATCCTGTACAAGAGACCACCTCCATCCTCTGTGTGCGACTCGGGAGTGACAACGGCATCATCCTCGTCTCCCCagcacagcacctccacGGCAACACCGGAAGAGACAGCGAAGGATACTGGTAACTCAGGCAACAACTCCTTTGCTCGCTACGCGCGCTCTACCACACACGAATACCTTCAGGCTCGCTGCAGAAGCCAcacgttgcagcagcgctacccgAGCGGAccggccaccgccgcacagGCTGTGGGGTGGGCTGTCGGCGCTACCGGCAGAACGTCGGTGTCGTCATCAGAGGCTTCATTTTCGCCGCACCTCCGggtgcgccgtcgccagATGGGCACCTATCGCAAGCCCGAAGACGACGAACACGCGTTGCTCTTCGGCTACGACTATGCACCGAAGTAGGCATCACGGGCAGCGAAGTGCACCGCGCGGGTCTCTCCCTTGATTCTCACACTCGTGAGTAGCTACTTCGCTGGCTCTCACAATGTTGGCGGAACTCTGCGGAAGTGTGCATGTATGCAGGTGTACAGCACCGGCCCAGCAGAGCTCCACCgggccgcctcgctctcgtACCTTCTCTGGCTCTTCAGGTCCGTTTCAGCTTTTTCCTTTCACgaacttctctctctctcttgcgcgcctccccctccccttctgtCCACCTCTCTGCAGGTGTGTGGATATCTCTGTGCCTGTCGCCGCTTGTGAACATGTGCACAGCCGCTTCTCGCGCGATGTTTCATTAgccccttcacctctctttctcctctccctctcgccctccctcgctcATCTCTTCTGTCTTCAGATGCTgcgatctctctctctctctctctcatgtgtgtgcgtgtgagagaGCCACTTGTGCCatcaacaccaccaccaccaccaccaccactaccgcctTTCTCTTATAGGTCCCTTTCACGGCTACTCGTTGCTACTGTTGCACGTTGGTGTGTAACTTCCTCAGCGGaccatcctcctcccctaccctaccccccccccaatgaAATCCTCCTTGTCCTCTGTGTTGTCACATTCAATggctctgtctgtctgtctctctctctctcgctctctctctctcgatgtCGAACCTGGTCACCCGCTCGatcagcccccctcccctcccggTACAGCGGGACGGCGTGGGACTCGGATAGAACATGTTAGCTCGTCCGCAcgctcttttctcccccctctttccctccctctcgggACTCGGAGCGCTTTCACAACACGGCCCCAAATACACACTCACTCAGCACTCACTCAGCACACTCAGCACTCACTCagcacactctctctcggtTTCATAGGAGAACGCGGGCGCACACGCTTCTACGTGAGCAGGAGGAATGCACATTCATAGACGTCCCTCGCAGCAGCCAGCCGAGTCACATTTCGTTCTTGCGAGTGGGCTCCCCAACCCGCCGCACGTACCAGCGGCTGTTCTCCTCGCCCCTTCATAGACTCGGGACATCCGCAGTAACCGCTACCAAGACAGTAccatccccctccctctgcccaGCACACCAACGGGCACCAGTGTGAGACAaacatgtgtgcgtgtgcatgcgtgtgagTCCTAGTATTTCCTCATGCTCAGGTCTCCgaaagagaggtggtgtGCGCAGGAAAGCCTGCCAACACCGCATCTGGGGCGGGAGCAGGTCTTACCCTCGTGGACCCACGGCCGacccccgcagcagcaggagcagcagcagcgctcgaaGGAGCAAGAGACGCGAGCATCGAGAACGGTAGAGGGCAACGCACCACCTTCCAACGACGGCAACGGTGCTGGGGGAAGAGCGCCACGCCACCGCAGAAGCCGTGTTGGCCGCCACCGACACGCAGGTCTATCTTTTCGGAGCGCCGGTGTTGTGGcatacagcagcagcagctcctccttctcctccagctctcgcagcaccgacggcagcggcagccgcggcgatggaggTCATTCTCGGTGCACCGCTCAGTTGGCCTCGCCACAGACGCTCATAGATGCAGGCAAGTTGTTCAAGCTGTCGCCGAACGACCGCCTCACGCATGACCCTGACACCGCCTCTGCACGGAAGCTGCAGCAAACAGTGTTGCCTACGACACCCACGACATCCAACTCTCAACAACGGCACACAGACCCAGGAGCAGCCACGGCCGCTTCAACCACGCAGGCGATGCGCACTGCGTCACCATCCTTTCCCAGCTCGGCGTCGCAGCCCCGCTCCAGTCGTCAGGAGGGCCGTAGGACACGCTCAGCGAAGCGCCGCTGGAGCACTTCTGGAGTGCATTACGAGAGTGCGCAGGATGATGCTGAACTCGACAAAGATGAGGGCAACAGAGACCatggaggcagcgctgctcacCGCACAAGCAGACATGCACGCCAGGCTGCACAATTGCTGCCACAAGACGCAGGCAAAGAGGCGTTTGCTGAGGTGATGGATGACTCGGCGGCAGAGACTTCGTTCATCCATCGAGAAACGTGTGGAAGTATGAGCTCAGTACTCGGAAGGGACAGCGCACAAGCGCACAGTGTGACGCAGCGAAATGAGAAGAGCATGCGACATCACCGGCAGCACAATCCCCAGCACTACGTGCCCGCGCTTGTCGTCCTCGAGAAAGCGACGCCGCGACGAGCAAATGACCGCGCATGCAACTCCGCAAGGAGCAGCAAtggcagcgacagcgtgcTGCCTGACGCGGCTGAGGTGGATTACTCGTGCAGCGGACGGTGGCCGTCGAACGCACGGTCGGTGGCATCCTTGGAAAGCAGGGCCGCTTTTAAGGCTTCGCTCGCAGGCGCCGagttgcagcggcagcgcggcgctgccctGCACACCCGTGCCATGCAAGCGGCTTGGACCTCATACCTGCACCGTTGTGGTCACTTGTCCAGCCCCGAAAGGTATGACCGCCAGAGAGCCACTTTGCTGCAGGACGCACCGCCACAGAtcgcatacgcacacggTGGGATgtcagtgcagcagcgaccgaGACAgaccgcagccgcagaacCCTCGGTAAACAGCAAAGTGCCGGGGCCGTTGACCAATGCACTTGCGCTCGCTAAGGAagtccttctcctccgctgctcGCTGCTCATGACGTACACACTGCTcgcggctgcgacggtggaggGGAGTGGTGATGATGACGTCAATGCAATTGCAAAGAGGTCTTGGCAGTACGCGGCACAGCACTACGCGAGGTGGACAACggcagcggagcagcgggCGCATTGGCAACGCGGTGGACAAGCAGGCGCGTCTGA from Leishmania panamensis strain MHOM/PA/94/PSC-1 chromosome 15 sequence carries:
- a CDS encoding hypothetical protein (TriTrypDB/GeneDB-style sysID: LpmP.15.0580), whose amino-acid sequence is MPLKKNALMYSIDPELYARSHAPATTVAMGMKSSQASSLCWANQVRREEAIREMWGTTYDPQRNREKKALQAVQQTRARDAARHEAYVNPENNPELYSILYKRPPPSSVCDSGVTTASSSSPQHSTSTATPEETAKDTGNSGNNSFARYARSTTHEYLQARCRSHTLQQRYPSGPATAAQAVGWAVGATGRTSVSSSEASFSPHLRVRRRQMGTYRKPEDDEHALLFGYDYAPK